In Eublepharis macularius isolate TG4126 chromosome 4, MPM_Emac_v1.0, whole genome shotgun sequence, the following are encoded in one genomic region:
- the LOC129328655 gene encoding dual specificity protein kinase CLK4-like isoform X3 — protein sequence MREMHVAIKIVKSVGRYREAARSEIQVLERLNALDPDSTYRCVQMLEWFDHRGHVCIVFELLGLSTYDFIKENSFLPFRIELIRKMAYQICQSINFLHHNKLTHTDLKPENILFVESDYVIKYNGKMRQDECTLKNTDIKVVDFGSATYDNEHHSTLVSTRHYRAPEVILALGWSQPCDVWSIGCILIEYYLGFTVFQTHDSKEHLAMMERILGPLPVHMIKKSRKQYFDRDQLDWDEHSSAGRYVKRRCKPLKEFMHCHDKDHETLFDLIRRMLEYDPANRITLDEALEHPFFDALKNTLN from the exons AT GAGAGAGATGCATGTTGCAATAAAAATTGTGAAAAGTGTTGGTAGATACCGAGAAGCTGCTCGTTCAGAAATCCAGGTATTGGAGCGTTTAAATGCCTTGGATCCTGACAGCACATA CCGTTGTGTACAGATGTTGGAATGGTTTGATCATCGTGGTCATGTTTGCATTGTGTTTGAGCTGCTGGGACTCAGTACCTATGACTTTATTAAAGAAAATAGCTTTTTGCCCTTTCGTATTGAACTTATTAGGAAGATGGCTTATCAGATTTGCCAGTCTATAAACT tctTGCATCACAATAAGTTGACTCATACTGATCTGAAACCTGAAAATATCTTATTTGTAGAGTCTGATTATGTAATAAAATACAATGGTAAAATG AGGCAGGATGAATGCACACTGAAAAACACAGACATTAAAGTTGTAGATTTTGGAAGTGCAACATACGATAATGAACATCACAGCACTTTGGTGTCAACAAGACACTACAGAGCACCTGAAGTTATATTAG CACTAGGATGGTCCCAGCCCTGTGATGTCTGGAGTATAGGGTGTATTCTGATTGAGTATTACCTTGGTTTTACAGTATTTCAG acaCATGATAGTAAGGAACACCTGGCAATGATGGAGAGGATACTAGGGCCTTTACCAGTGCACATGATTAAAAAATCAAG GAAGCAGTACTTTGATCGTGACCAGTTGGACTGGGATGAACATAGTTCTGCAGGTCGCTATGTTAAAAGACGCTGTAAACCATTAAAG GAATTCATGCACTGCCATGATAAAGATCATGAGACTCTTTTTGACCTCATTCGGAGGATGTTGGAATATGATCCAGCCAACCGAATTACCCTAGATGAAGCCTTGGAACATCCTTTCTTTGATGCCCTAAAAAATACACTCAACTGA
- the LOC129328655 gene encoding dual specificity protein kinase CLK4-like isoform X1, with the protein MKHSKRTRCWDEEKNTNSQKRRRSPSSERDYKCYKSHRTADSNCLDYKSMHERDGNNRRYVEEYRNDFSDVDDHRHHHRDYEKTYCHRHSKSSGRSRRSSHKRKHKKHGPSHHSHSKSHRRKRSKNIEDDEEGHLICQSGDVLRARYEIVSTLGEGAFGKVVECIDHHMREMHVAIKIVKSVGRYREAARSEIQVLERLNALDPDSTYRCVQMLEWFDHRGHVCIVFELLGLSTYDFIKENSFLPFRIELIRKMAYQICQSINFLHHNKLTHTDLKPENILFVESDYVIKYNGKMRQDECTLKNTDIKVVDFGSATYDNEHHSTLVSTRHYRAPEVILALGWSQPCDVWSIGCILIEYYLGFTVFQTHDSKEHLAMMERILGPLPVHMIKKSRKQYFDRDQLDWDEHSSAGRYVKRRCKPLKEFMHCHDKDHETLFDLIRRMLEYDPANRITLDEALEHPFFDALKNTLN; encoded by the exons ATGAAGCATTCAAAAAGAACACGCTGTTGGGATGAAGAAAAGAACACAAATAGTCAAAAGCGGAGAAGGTCTCCTAGCAGTGAAAGAGATTACAAATGTTATAAATCACATAGAACTGCTGACAG taaCTGCTTGGATTATAAATCCATGCATGAGAGAGACGGTAACAACCGAAGATATGTTGAAGAATACAGAAATGACTTCTCTGATGTAGATGACCACAGGCACCATCACAGAGATTATGAAAAGACTTACTGCCATCGCCATAGCAAGTCATCTGGTCGAAGCAGGAGAAGTAGTCATAAAAGAAAGCATAAGAAACATGGTCCCAGTCATCACTCTCATTCG AAGAGCCACCGAAGGAAAAGATCCAAGAATATAGAGGATGATGAGGAGGGTCACCTGATCTGTCAAAGTGGAGACGTACTAAGAGCAAGAT atGAAATTGTTTCTACTTTAGGTGAAGGTGCATTTGGAAAAGTAGTAGAATGCATTGATCATCATAT GAGAGAGATGCATGTTGCAATAAAAATTGTGAAAAGTGTTGGTAGATACCGAGAAGCTGCTCGTTCAGAAATCCAGGTATTGGAGCGTTTAAATGCCTTGGATCCTGACAGCACATA CCGTTGTGTACAGATGTTGGAATGGTTTGATCATCGTGGTCATGTTTGCATTGTGTTTGAGCTGCTGGGACTCAGTACCTATGACTTTATTAAAGAAAATAGCTTTTTGCCCTTTCGTATTGAACTTATTAGGAAGATGGCTTATCAGATTTGCCAGTCTATAAACT tctTGCATCACAATAAGTTGACTCATACTGATCTGAAACCTGAAAATATCTTATTTGTAGAGTCTGATTATGTAATAAAATACAATGGTAAAATG AGGCAGGATGAATGCACACTGAAAAACACAGACATTAAAGTTGTAGATTTTGGAAGTGCAACATACGATAATGAACATCACAGCACTTTGGTGTCAACAAGACACTACAGAGCACCTGAAGTTATATTAG CACTAGGATGGTCCCAGCCCTGTGATGTCTGGAGTATAGGGTGTATTCTGATTGAGTATTACCTTGGTTTTACAGTATTTCAG acaCATGATAGTAAGGAACACCTGGCAATGATGGAGAGGATACTAGGGCCTTTACCAGTGCACATGATTAAAAAATCAAG GAAGCAGTACTTTGATCGTGACCAGTTGGACTGGGATGAACATAGTTCTGCAGGTCGCTATGTTAAAAGACGCTGTAAACCATTAAAG GAATTCATGCACTGCCATGATAAAGATCATGAGACTCTTTTTGACCTCATTCGGAGGATGTTGGAATATGATCCAGCCAACCGAATTACCCTAGATGAAGCCTTGGAACATCCTTTCTTTGATGCCCTAAAAAATACACTCAACTGA
- the LOC129328655 gene encoding dual specificity protein kinase CLK4-like isoform X2 has protein sequence MLDSRITVFQNWKVVKLFVNKGTVAYKSNCLDYKSMHERDGNNRRYVEEYRNDFSDVDDHRHHHRDYEKTYCHRHSKSSGRSRRSSHKRKHKKHGPSHHSHSKSHRRKRSKNIEDDEEGHLICQSGDVLRARYEIVSTLGEGAFGKVVECIDHHMREMHVAIKIVKSVGRYREAARSEIQVLERLNALDPDSTYRCVQMLEWFDHRGHVCIVFELLGLSTYDFIKENSFLPFRIELIRKMAYQICQSINFLHHNKLTHTDLKPENILFVESDYVIKYNGKMRQDECTLKNTDIKVVDFGSATYDNEHHSTLVSTRHYRAPEVILALGWSQPCDVWSIGCILIEYYLGFTVFQTHDSKEHLAMMERILGPLPVHMIKKSRKQYFDRDQLDWDEHSSAGRYVKRRCKPLKEFMHCHDKDHETLFDLIRRMLEYDPANRITLDEALEHPFFDALKNTLN, from the exons ATGCTGGATAGCAGAATAACAGTCTTTCAGAACTGGAAGGTGGTTAAATTATTTGTCAACAAAGGGACAGTGGCATACAAGAG taaCTGCTTGGATTATAAATCCATGCATGAGAGAGACGGTAACAACCGAAGATATGTTGAAGAATACAGAAATGACTTCTCTGATGTAGATGACCACAGGCACCATCACAGAGATTATGAAAAGACTTACTGCCATCGCCATAGCAAGTCATCTGGTCGAAGCAGGAGAAGTAGTCATAAAAGAAAGCATAAGAAACATGGTCCCAGTCATCACTCTCATTCG AAGAGCCACCGAAGGAAAAGATCCAAGAATATAGAGGATGATGAGGAGGGTCACCTGATCTGTCAAAGTGGAGACGTACTAAGAGCAAGAT atGAAATTGTTTCTACTTTAGGTGAAGGTGCATTTGGAAAAGTAGTAGAATGCATTGATCATCATAT GAGAGAGATGCATGTTGCAATAAAAATTGTGAAAAGTGTTGGTAGATACCGAGAAGCTGCTCGTTCAGAAATCCAGGTATTGGAGCGTTTAAATGCCTTGGATCCTGACAGCACATA CCGTTGTGTACAGATGTTGGAATGGTTTGATCATCGTGGTCATGTTTGCATTGTGTTTGAGCTGCTGGGACTCAGTACCTATGACTTTATTAAAGAAAATAGCTTTTTGCCCTTTCGTATTGAACTTATTAGGAAGATGGCTTATCAGATTTGCCAGTCTATAAACT tctTGCATCACAATAAGTTGACTCATACTGATCTGAAACCTGAAAATATCTTATTTGTAGAGTCTGATTATGTAATAAAATACAATGGTAAAATG AGGCAGGATGAATGCACACTGAAAAACACAGACATTAAAGTTGTAGATTTTGGAAGTGCAACATACGATAATGAACATCACAGCACTTTGGTGTCAACAAGACACTACAGAGCACCTGAAGTTATATTAG CACTAGGATGGTCCCAGCCCTGTGATGTCTGGAGTATAGGGTGTATTCTGATTGAGTATTACCTTGGTTTTACAGTATTTCAG acaCATGATAGTAAGGAACACCTGGCAATGATGGAGAGGATACTAGGGCCTTTACCAGTGCACATGATTAAAAAATCAAG GAAGCAGTACTTTGATCGTGACCAGTTGGACTGGGATGAACATAGTTCTGCAGGTCGCTATGTTAAAAGACGCTGTAAACCATTAAAG GAATTCATGCACTGCCATGATAAAGATCATGAGACTCTTTTTGACCTCATTCGGAGGATGTTGGAATATGATCCAGCCAACCGAATTACCCTAGATGAAGCCTTGGAACATCCTTTCTTTGATGCCCTAAAAAATACACTCAACTGA